From uncultured Desulfobacter sp.:
CCGGGAAAATGGCATCCAATCCCAGAAATAAACAGATTGCTTCGATATTCAAAGAAGCTGGAATTATTGAAAAGTATGGTTCCGGGATTAAACGGGTGATCCAATCAATGGCAGATGCAGGGTCACCTGCGCCTGTTTTTGAAATAATTGCCGATAATTTCAAAGTCACATTGTTTCTAATGGGCGAAACATCAGGTGGCGGAGTAAGTGGCGGAGTAAGTGGCGGAGTAAGTGGCGGAGTAAACAATCTTTTAGACTTCATAAAAGCCAACCCCGGCAAAAAATCCAAAGAGATTAAAGCCGCCCTGAATTTGCCGCAACGAACATTAGAACGCTGGTTAAAAGAGCTGCGAGAACAAAAAAAAATAAAATTTCAAGGCCCACCCAAAACAGGAGGGTATTATTTTTTGGATGAAAAGTAGTACCCAATACTCACTTGCTACAACTAAGGACAATAAGGAAATCCGGCATATTGGGGTCCTATGAAATAAGTCATAAAGCTACGCCTTGTGTAATCTGGCTGAATCCTTATTTATGAGCCCCAGGCATCACTCCAGGTATACCCCCATTGGGATCCTTAAAAAGCTATTTTTGCCCCCGAAACATGGCTTTTAAGAGTTGAAAAAAGGCATTTTGACCCAAATAGCCTTAATAACGAATAGTTAAATGGGTCTGACCCAGCTTATAACAAAACAAGACTCAAAATAAGGAAAGCCGTCTATCATGAATTTTGCATTAATCGGAGCCGCTGGCTACGTCGCCCCCCGGCACATGAAAGCCATCAAAGAAACCGGAAACACTCTCACCGCCGCACTGGATCCTAATGACAGTGTGGGCATTATTGACAGCTATTTTCCGGATGCCAATTTTTTTACCGAGTTTGAGCGGTTTGACCGGCATGTGGACAAGCAGCGCAGAAAAGGAGAGAAGATCGACTATGTCAGCATCTGTTCCCCCAATTACCTGCATGATGCCCATATTCGGTTTGCCCTGCGCAACAACGCCCATGCCATCTGTGAAAAACCCCTGGTGCTGAATCCCTGGAACATCGATGCCCTGGAAGAGATCGAGGCAGAGATGCCTTCAAAAGTCTACAATATCCTGCAACTCAGGCTGCATCCGGCCCTGATCGAATTGAAGAATCAGATTCAGAACAATCCGACCCCGGACACCAAACATGAGATCGACCTGACCTACATCACCTCCCGGGGGAACTGGTATTTCACCTCTTGGAAGGGAGGGCTTGACAAATCCGGCGGCATTGCATCCAATATCGGCATTCATTTCTTTGACATGCTGATCTGGATTTTCGGCAAGATTCAGATGAACGTGGTGCATCTGCTGGAACATGACAAATCCGCCGGTTACCTGGAGCTTGAAAACGCAAGGGTCAGATGGTTTCTCAGCATCGATGAAACCTCGCTGCCCAACGACATCCGGGCGGCAGGCCAGCGCACCTATCGGTCCATCACCGTGGACGGTAAAGAGATCGAGTTCAGCGGTGGGTTCACCGACCTTCACACCCTGAGCTACCAGGACATCCTGGACGGCAACGGATTCGGCCTGGTGCACGCCCGGCCTAGCATTGAGACCGTCTATACCATCCGCAACGCTAGTCCGGACCTGAACATGGGCGAACAGCACCCGTTTGTCCAGAAATAAAAGGGAACAACACCATGTCAGATGAATTTTTTGTCCATGAATCCAGTTATGTGGATGACGGGGCCGTCATCGGGAACGGCACCAGAATCTGGCATTTTTCCCACATCATGCTGGAAACCGTGATCGGAGAAAACTGCAACATCGGCCAGAACGTGGTGATCGGCCCCCGGGTCCGGGTGGGAAACGGCTGCAAGATTCAGAACAATGTGTCGGTATATGAAGGGGTGACTCTTGAGGCCGGCGTTTTCTGCGGGCCATCCATGGTGTTCACCAACATCTACAACCCCCGGGCCGAAATCCGCAAGATGGACCAGGTGCGCCTCACCCTGGTCAAACACGGCGCCAGCCTGGGCGCTAACTGCACCATTGTCTGCGGGACCACCATAGGAAGGTATGCGTTTATCGGTGCCGGAGCCGTTGTCAACAAACCTGTCCTGGATCACGCCCTGGTGGTGGGCAACCCGGCCCGGCAGATCGGCTGGGTGTGTCTTTGCGGAGAAAGGCTGTCCAACGACCTGACATGCCCTTCCTGCCATCGTGAATATTGGGAAACCAGCCAAGGCTTGGAAAAGAAATAAAGGATAACGCTGAATCATGGAATTTATCGATCTTAAAACCCAACAGGCCCGGATCAGGGATAGAATTGAAGCCCGCATCAAAACCGTGCTGGACCACGGCAAATACATCATGGGACCGGAAGTTTTTGAACTGGAAGAAAAATTGGCTGCCTATGTGGATGTAAAACACTGCATCACCTGTGCCAGCGGCACGGATGCCCTGCTTATGGCGCTCATGGCACTGGATATCCAGCCCGGCGATGAGGTGATCACCGTGCCTTATACCTGGATCTCAACTGCAGAGGTCATCTCCCTGCTGCGGGCTGTACCGGTATTTGTGGATATCCAGCCTGATACCTTCAATCTGGATCCGGACAAACTTGCATCCGCCATCACCTCCCGCACCCGGGCCATCATGCCGGTGGGCATTTACGGCCAATGCGCAGACATGACCCGCATCAATGCCATTGCCGCCGGTCACGGCATCCCGGTCATCGAAGATGCGGCCCAGTGCTTTGGTGCCACCCACCAGGGCATCAAAGCCTGCAACCACTCCATCATGGGCTGTACTTCCTTTTTTCCTTCCAAACCCCTGGGCTGTTATGGGGATGGCGGGGCCCTCTTTACCCCGGACGATGCCCTGGCGGAAAAACTCCGGCAGATTCGGGTTCACGGCCAGAAAGTCAAACACCAGCACCCCCTGGTGGGCATCAACGGCCGTCTGGATACGATCCAGGCAGCCATTCTCCTTGAAAAACTGGCCCTGTTCCCGGAAGAGTGTGACGCCCGTGCCCACATCGGCTCCCGGTATGACACCCTGCTCGAAGATGTCCCGGGTATTGAAACACCAATCATAGCCAAAGGCAACACATCGGTTTATGCCCAGTATACAATCCTTTCTGAAAACCGGGACGTAGTGTCACACGCGCTGCAAACACAAAACATCCCTTCTGTCGCCTACTACACCGCCCCATTGAGTCTGCAGGGCGCATTTTCAGGCCTGGGCCATAAACCAAAAGACTTCCCGGTATCTGAAAAAATAGCTGCCCGGTGCTTGAGTCTGCCCATGCACCCATATCTGGAACCGAAGGACCAAGAATTCATAACGGAAGTTCTCAAAAAAGCCAAAAATTAGCACCTTATGCCAATGAATGAGCCTGTTGATTTAGTCCGATTTGAAATTTCTTACCACAACATATAGCGCTATTGATCAAATCATAACGTCATATATTGTGTTGATTTTTTTAAAAAGTGACTAAATCCACAGGCTCATGAATATCGTTACCATTATCGGAGCCCGGCCTCAGTTCATAAAAGCCGCGGTTGTTTCCAGGAATATTCACCAGCATAATCTTGAAGCTTCTCCAGGAAATCAGATTGTGGAGTATATCGTCCATACCGGGCAACATTATGATTCGAACATGTCAGATGTGTTTTTTGAGGAAATGGATCTTCCAAAACCAGATGTTTTTTTGGGGATTCATCAACTCTCACACGGTGCCATGACAGGTCGGATGCTGGAAGATATTGAAAACGTACTTTTATCAGAGAAGCCGGATGCGGTCCTTGTTTATGGCGACACCAATTCTACTCTGGCCGGTGCCTTGGCTTCCGTGAAATTACATATACCCGTGGTCCATGTGGAAGCAGGACTTCGTTCTTTCAACCGAAAGATGCCTGAAGAGCATAACCGGGTATTGACCGATCATGTTTCCAATCTTTTGTTTTGTCCGACCCAGACGGCTGTCAGAAATTTGGAGAATGAAGGCATAAAAAGTAAATCAGATCAGCCATACAGATACCCTCAAATACATTTGGTGGGGGATGTTATGTATGACGCTAGCCTGTTCTACGCCAAACAGGCAGATATAAAAGCAACGGTAGGCCAAAGAATCATAACTGATACACTTCATGGAAAACCCTTTGCCCTGTTTACACTTCATCGGGCAGAGAATACCGATTCGATAGAAACACTGACATCTATTATCAGAGCAATTGAGTCGCTGTCTGAAAAAATGCCTGTGGTTTGGCCGGCCCATCCCCGGACACTGTCAAAAATCAAAGAATTCAGTATCTCCATAACTAAAAAGAACATCTTTCAAATCCCCCCAGTGGGGTATTTTGATATGATAGCCCTGCTTGATCATTGCAAAATTGTTCTAACTGACAGTGGCGGATTACAGAAAGAAGCGTTTTATTTTAAAAAGAACTGCATTACCTTGCGGAAAGAAACAGAATGGATAGAGCTTGCGGAGCATGGCTTCAACAAGATTGCCGGGACAGAAGTCAATGATATTCAATTCTCATTTCAACAAATGATGGAACAGAAACCTGATTTCAGTTTGAACCTTTATGGGGATGGGAATGCTGGAAAAAAGATTGTTTCAATACTGGCAAAAAATGTCAAAGAATGATTAGCCACAAAAGAAATGTACAGTTATTCATATGAAAATTTGGATATTATTGCCTGCATTTAATGAGGAATCGTCAATCCCATTGCTTTTTCCAAAAATAAAAACCGCTTTTGAAAATGCGCAGCTTGATTATGAAATTGTCCTGGTGGACGATGGCAGCACTGATGGCACCATGGACCTGTTGTGTACCATTCAGAATGACTATCCATTGACAGTTATCAATCATTTCATTAATCGAGGACTTGGAGAGACAGAGAGGGATGCCTTTGAATTCATAGCTCAGAATGCCCATGATGAAGATATTGCCATCCGGTTTGATTGCGATGACACCCATGAGCCAAAATACATGCTATCAATGATTGAAAAGATACAAGAAGGTTATGACGTGGTGAATACGTCACGGTTTCAACCGGGGGGCGCCCAGAAAGGGGTGAATGCCTACAGGAGTTTTATCAGTTATGCCGCAAATGTTTTCATGAAAATCATGTTCAATATTAAAGGCGTAAAAGACTATTCATGCGGTTACAGGGCTTATCGGGCCAAAGCAATCAAAGATGCAGTGTTGATTTTTGGTAATGGATTCATTCAACTCAAAGGGTTGGGGTTCACATCCACGCTTGAAACAATCGTTAAGCTGAAGTTGTTGGGGTGTCGTTTTACAGAGGTACCGTTTGTCCATCGCTATGATCAAAAAATCAGCAGCAGCAAGATGGTTAGCAGTATCACCACACTCGGGTATTTTACCATGGCGCTCCTTTATCATTGGCCCTTTGGCGGATGGCGCCCATTTTACAAAGATTTGGCAGCTTGCTATCAAGAATCTCCAGAGATCGCTTTGGGAAAATTCGGGAGAATAAATATCAAACGGACGACTATCTGTCAGATCGGCGGGTAAGGTTCATCGCTTGATTCGTTTTGTGGTAAAAGGAAAAATATGATTCATGATATAGAGCAAGTGCGTAATTTCTGGGAAAACAAACCTTTGTGGACAGGTGAGTCTGATTTTGAAGCTGGAACTATAGAATTTTTTGAAGAGCATCGTGATGTGTATATAAACGACTGCTTTGCAGGTAAATTTGATATTAGATTTCTCCCCCCCCCGGCCAGAAGGGCAGAGCATGAAAATCTTGGACCTGGGCTGTGGAATCGGTTTCTGGGTCGCGGAATTTGGTATGCGTGGACTTCAAGGTATTGTTGCTGCAGATTTAACGAAAAACGCGCTTGAAATTACAGATAGGCGTTGCAAAAAATACGGGATAAAAGCTGAGCTGAAACAGGAAAATGCCAAGCGATTGAGTTTTTCAGATAATACATTCGATCATGTTAACTGTCAGGGGGTTATCCATCATACACCGGATACAGAAAAAGCCATCTTTGAAATAGCGCGTGTTTTAAAACCAGGTGGAACGGCATCAATTTCAGTATATTACAAGAATGCCGCACTTCGTTTCTGGCCATGGATTCGATGGATTGGATATCCTTTAACAAAAATTGGGGCTGGCATGAAAGGCAGAGGCAGGGAACATATTTTTAAACAATTGAATGTGGATGAAATAGTCAGACTCTATGATGGCTCTGACAATCCTATCGGCAAAAGTTACACAAAAAAACAATTTCAGGTTTTATGCGAAGCCTGTTTTTCCATACAGGAAATTTATTACCACTTTTTTCCTGCCAGATCACTGCCTTTATCAATGCCCAAACGGCTGCACCAATGGCTGGACCGCCATCTTCCATTTATGGTTTATGCCAATCTGAGAAAACCATGTGCGGAATAGCTGGAATACTTACCCATAATCGCCCCTTGGAAGACCGTGAC
This genomic window contains:
- a CDS encoding methyltransferase domain-containing protein; its protein translation is MKILDLGCGIGFWVAEFGMRGLQGIVAADLTKNALEITDRRCKKYGIKAELKQENAKRLSFSDNTFDHVNCQGVIHHTPDTEKAIFEIARVLKPGGTASISVYYKNAALRFWPWIRWIGYPLTKIGAGMKGRGREHIFKQLNVDEIVRLYDGSDNPIGKSYTKKQFQVLCEACFSIQEIYYHFFPARSLPLSMPKRLHQWLDRHLPFMVYANLRKPCAE
- a CDS encoding acyltransferase, yielding MSDEFFVHESSYVDDGAVIGNGTRIWHFSHIMLETVIGENCNIGQNVVIGPRVRVGNGCKIQNNVSVYEGVTLEAGVFCGPSMVFTNIYNPRAEIRKMDQVRLTLVKHGASLGANCTIVCGTTIGRYAFIGAGAVVNKPVLDHALVVGNPARQIGWVCLCGERLSNDLTCPSCHREYWETSQGLEKK
- the wecB gene encoding UDP-N-acetylglucosamine 2-epimerase (non-hydrolyzing), whose product is MNIVTIIGARPQFIKAAVVSRNIHQHNLEASPGNQIVEYIVHTGQHYDSNMSDVFFEEMDLPKPDVFLGIHQLSHGAMTGRMLEDIENVLLSEKPDAVLVYGDTNSTLAGALASVKLHIPVVHVEAGLRSFNRKMPEEHNRVLTDHVSNLLFCPTQTAVRNLENEGIKSKSDQPYRYPQIHLVGDVMYDASLFYAKQADIKATVGQRIITDTLHGKPFALFTLHRAENTDSIETLTSIIRAIESLSEKMPVVWPAHPRTLSKIKEFSISITKKNIFQIPPVGYFDMIALLDHCKIVLTDSGGLQKEAFYFKKNCITLRKETEWIELAEHGFNKIAGTEVNDIQFSFQQMMEQKPDFSLNLYGDGNAGKKIVSILAKNVKE
- a CDS encoding Gfo/Idh/MocA family oxidoreductase, with product MNFALIGAAGYVAPRHMKAIKETGNTLTAALDPNDSVGIIDSYFPDANFFTEFERFDRHVDKQRRKGEKIDYVSICSPNYLHDAHIRFALRNNAHAICEKPLVLNPWNIDALEEIEAEMPSKVYNILQLRLHPALIELKNQIQNNPTPDTKHEIDLTYITSRGNWYFTSWKGGLDKSGGIASNIGIHFFDMLIWIFGKIQMNVVHLLEHDKSAGYLELENARVRWFLSIDETSLPNDIRAAGQRTYRSITVDGKEIEFSGGFTDLHTLSYQDILDGNGFGLVHARPSIETVYTIRNASPDLNMGEQHPFVQK
- a CDS encoding glycosyltransferase, whose product is MLFPKIKTAFENAQLDYEIVLVDDGSTDGTMDLLCTIQNDYPLTVINHFINRGLGETERDAFEFIAQNAHDEDIAIRFDCDDTHEPKYMLSMIEKIQEGYDVVNTSRFQPGGAQKGVNAYRSFISYAANVFMKIMFNIKGVKDYSCGYRAYRAKAIKDAVLIFGNGFIQLKGLGFTSTLETIVKLKLLGCRFTEVPFVHRYDQKISSSKMVSSITTLGYFTMALLYHWPFGGWRPFYKDLAACYQESPEIALGKFGRINIKRTTICQIGG
- a CDS encoding DegT/DnrJ/EryC1/StrS family aminotransferase, with the translated sequence MEFIDLKTQQARIRDRIEARIKTVLDHGKYIMGPEVFELEEKLAAYVDVKHCITCASGTDALLMALMALDIQPGDEVITVPYTWISTAEVISLLRAVPVFVDIQPDTFNLDPDKLASAITSRTRAIMPVGIYGQCADMTRINAIAAGHGIPVIEDAAQCFGATHQGIKACNHSIMGCTSFFPSKPLGCYGDGGALFTPDDALAEKLRQIRVHGQKVKHQHPLVGINGRLDTIQAAILLEKLALFPEECDARAHIGSRYDTLLEDVPGIETPIIAKGNTSVYAQYTILSENRDVVSHALQTQNIPSVAYYTAPLSLQGAFSGLGHKPKDFPVSEKIAARCLSLPMHPYLEPKDQEFITEVLKKAKN